From Actinosynnema mirum DSM 43827, a single genomic window includes:
- a CDS encoding cysteine desulfurase family protein has product MAYFDHAATTPVLPEAIAALTEALSRTGNASSLHTSGRRARRLVEEAREDIADALGAKPSEVLFTAGGTESDNLAVKGAYWARRREGRNRVVAGAVEHHAVLDAVDWLAEHEGAEVTLVEPDAAGRITPDALRAVLGEDVALVTTMWANNEVGTVNPVAELSAAAAGFGVPLHTDAVQAVGAVPVSFADSGAGALTVSGHKIGAPYGIGALLLGRQVGVTPLLHGGGQERDVRSGTLDVPAIAAFAVAVRHAVERREASAARLRALRDQLVGAVRAVVPDVVVNGDPEDGLPGHAHLTFPGCEGDSLLMLLDAKGVECSTGSACTAGVAQPSHVLLAMGVDPVLARGSLRFTLGWTSTEAEVRELAGVIGPVVERARSAGIAGMRRHKAEV; this is encoded by the coding sequence ATGGCCTACTTCGACCACGCCGCCACGACACCCGTCCTCCCCGAGGCGATCGCGGCGCTGACCGAGGCGTTGTCCCGCACGGGCAACGCCTCGTCGCTGCACACCTCGGGGCGCAGGGCGCGCAGGCTGGTCGAGGAGGCGCGCGAGGACATCGCCGACGCGCTCGGCGCGAAGCCGTCCGAGGTGCTGTTCACCGCCGGTGGCACGGAGAGCGACAACCTGGCCGTCAAGGGCGCCTACTGGGCGCGGCGGCGCGAGGGCCGCAACCGGGTCGTGGCCGGGGCCGTGGAGCACCACGCGGTGCTGGACGCGGTCGACTGGCTGGCCGAGCACGAGGGCGCCGAGGTCACCCTGGTCGAGCCCGACGCGGCCGGGCGGATCACGCCCGACGCGCTGCGGGCGGTGCTGGGCGAGGACGTCGCGCTGGTCACCACGATGTGGGCGAACAACGAGGTCGGCACGGTCAACCCGGTCGCCGAGCTGTCCGCCGCCGCCGCCGGGTTCGGGGTTCCGCTGCACACCGACGCCGTGCAGGCGGTCGGCGCGGTACCGGTCTCGTTCGCGGACAGCGGCGCGGGGGCGCTCACGGTCAGCGGGCACAAGATCGGCGCCCCGTACGGGATCGGCGCGCTGCTGCTCGGGAGGCAGGTCGGCGTCACCCCGCTGCTGCACGGCGGCGGGCAGGAGCGGGACGTGCGGTCCGGGACGCTGGACGTGCCCGCGATCGCGGCGTTCGCGGTGGCGGTGCGGCACGCGGTGGAGCGGCGGGAGGCGTCGGCGGCGAGGCTGCGGGCGCTGCGGGACCAGCTGGTCGGCGCGGTGCGCGCGGTGGTGCCGGACGTGGTCGTCAACGGCGACCCCGAGGACGGGCTTCCGGGGCACGCGCACCTGACGTTCCCCGGCTGCGAGGGCGACAGCCTGCTGATGCTGCTGGACGCCAAGGGCGTGGAGTGCTCGACCGGCTCGGCCTGCACGGCCGGGGTCGCCCAGCCCAGCCACGTGCTGCTGGCCATGGGCGTCGACCCGGTGCTGGCGCGCGGGTCGCTGCGGTTCACGCTCGGCTGGACGTCGACCGAGGCCGAGGTGCGCGAGCTGGCGGGCGTCATCGGACCGGTCGTGGAGCGGGCCCGCTCGGCGGGCATCGCGGGGATGCGCAGGCACAAGGCGGAGGTGTGA
- a CDS encoding MFS transporter: MGRVTPRDTRPDGDPHDLPATALGAAADASAAARGSAGPGAASATTTGASEDATEDATGAATGAKSAATTTEPGLWAPENRGPVTGMVLLITLLAFEAMGVSTAMPRMVADLDGQAFYSWPFLGFQAASVVAVVLSGRVCDRIGPRLPLLVGPALFVVGLAVAGIAQDMTLLMAGRVLQGLGAGAQIVAVYVLIGLVYPERLRPAVFGALSAAWVVPSLVGPAVAGWLTENLSWRWVFLGLVPLVAIGFALVLPVLRALPPHRGEEPARRGLPLAAFGAGGGVAGLSWAAQHPGWASLALGAASLAVLAPSLRVLLPKGTLTARRGLPVTILARGLLAGTFFAVEAFIPLTLTTVHGYSATAAGIPLTLSAIGWSAASMWQSRRPDIPRETLVRWGFTVSATGIASVTLIAPSWGPAWLTSVLWGVAGLGVGMAMSSLSVLTLAASTDSDRGFNSSALQVSDMLGSALLVGLGGVVLAAAPDLTTAVIPLDLLMAGLAVLGAVLTGPRCRATLDD, encoded by the coding sequence ACCGGGTGCCGCCTCCGCGACCACCACCGGGGCCTCCGAGGACGCCACCGAGGACGCCACCGGGGCCGCCACCGGGGCCAAGTCCGCCGCCACCACCACCGAACCCGGTCTGTGGGCCCCCGAGAACCGGGGCCCCGTCACCGGCATGGTCCTGCTGATCACCCTGCTCGCGTTCGAGGCCATGGGCGTCAGCACCGCGATGCCCCGCATGGTCGCCGACCTCGACGGCCAGGCGTTCTACTCGTGGCCGTTCCTCGGGTTCCAGGCCGCCAGCGTCGTCGCGGTCGTGCTGTCCGGCCGGGTCTGCGACCGGATCGGCCCGCGCCTGCCGCTGCTCGTCGGCCCCGCCCTGTTCGTCGTCGGGCTCGCCGTCGCCGGGATCGCCCAGGACATGACCCTGCTGATGGCCGGTCGGGTGCTCCAGGGCCTCGGCGCGGGCGCCCAGATCGTGGCCGTCTACGTCCTGATCGGCCTGGTCTACCCGGAGCGGCTGCGGCCCGCCGTGTTCGGCGCGCTGTCCGCCGCCTGGGTGGTGCCCTCGCTCGTCGGGCCCGCCGTCGCGGGCTGGCTCACCGAGAACCTGAGCTGGCGGTGGGTGTTCCTCGGCCTGGTCCCGCTGGTCGCGATCGGGTTCGCGCTGGTCCTGCCGGTGCTGCGCGCGCTGCCGCCGCACCGGGGCGAGGAGCCCGCCCGCCGAGGGCTGCCGCTGGCCGCGTTCGGCGCGGGCGGCGGCGTCGCCGGGCTCAGCTGGGCCGCGCAGCACCCCGGCTGGGCCAGCCTCGCGCTCGGCGCCGCCTCGCTGGCCGTGCTGGCGCCGTCGCTGCGCGTCCTGCTGCCCAAGGGCACGCTCACCGCCCGGCGCGGCCTGCCCGTCACGATCCTGGCCAGGGGCCTGCTCGCGGGCACGTTCTTCGCCGTCGAGGCGTTCATCCCGCTCACCCTGACCACCGTGCACGGCTACTCGGCCACCGCCGCGGGCATCCCGCTCACGCTCAGCGCCATCGGCTGGTCCGCCGCGTCCATGTGGCAGTCCCGCCGCCCGGACATCCCGCGCGAGACCCTGGTGCGCTGGGGCTTCACCGTCAGCGCCACAGGCATCGCCTCCGTGACCCTCATCGCACCGAGCTGGGGGCCCGCGTGGCTGACCTCCGTGCTGTGGGGCGTCGCCGGGCTCGGGGTCGGCATGGCCATGTCCAGCCTGAGCGTGCTCACCCTCGCCGCGTCCACCGACTCCGACCGGGGCTTCAACTCCTCGGCCCTGCAGGTGAGCGACATGCTCGGTTCGGCCCTGCTGGTCGGCCTCGGCGGCGTCGTGCTCGCCGCCGCACCGGACCTGACCACCGCCGTCATCCCCCTGGACCTGCTCATGGCCGGTCTCGCGGTGCTCGGTGCCGTGCTCACCGGACCGCGCTGCCGGGCTACCCTGGACGACTGA